One Pullulanibacillus sp. KACC 23026 DNA segment encodes these proteins:
- a CDS encoding GntR family transcriptional regulator, giving the protein MLNLNMDQAVSFRTKQEYVYQILRHAIMTCQLSPGEKIVISEVAKQLEVSAIPVREALQLLNSEELVTYSAHSGAIVSPITRNSVVETFVIKEALEGVATREASLIAKQEDILLLKGILGKMDELLESNNFDKWAYHNAEFHTTIVSMANMPTLSSMHLKIVDKWDRIHKYFFSEMLNHRHVQSQEEHYEILSAIEKRDAKEAELLIKNHNQKALADYMLELNSPNDASPK; this is encoded by the coding sequence TTGTTGAATTTAAATATGGATCAAGCTGTTTCATTCAGAACGAAACAGGAATATGTCTATCAAATTTTGAGGCATGCGATCATGACGTGTCAGCTTAGCCCTGGAGAGAAAATAGTCATTAGTGAAGTAGCCAAGCAGCTTGAAGTAAGTGCAATCCCTGTTCGAGAAGCTCTGCAGCTGCTGAATTCAGAGGAGTTGGTAACCTACAGTGCCCATTCAGGAGCGATCGTTTCGCCAATTACTAGGAATTCAGTTGTAGAGACTTTTGTTATTAAAGAAGCTCTAGAAGGCGTAGCGACAAGAGAGGCTTCACTAATCGCTAAACAAGAGGATATTTTACTTTTAAAAGGAATTTTAGGGAAAATGGATGAATTATTGGAGAGCAACAATTTCGATAAATGGGCGTATCACAATGCGGAATTTCATACGACGATTGTATCGATGGCTAACATGCCCACTTTATCGAGTATGCATTTAAAAATTGTTGATAAATGGGATCGCATTCACAAGTACTTTTTCAGTGAAATGCTGAATCACAGGCATGTCCAATCTCAGGAAGAACATTATGAGATTTTAAGTGCGATTGAAAAAAGGGATGCAAAAGAAGCTGAGCTATTAATTAAAAATCACAATCAAAAGGCGTTGGCTGATTATATGCTAGAGCTAAACAGTCCGAACGACGCATCACCTAAATAA